One part of the Nostoc sp. PCC 7120 = FACHB-418 genome encodes these proteins:
- a CDS encoding TonB-dependent receptor domain-containing protein: MECGAALKLNQCIYIGIASTICLLITQKANAQEKPVNTKNIGLITNIPRLSDIERPPTSVKDWLSQSAPTPPKIKITGVRINRTDDNFEIILETPDGEISAPETLQEGNIFIADIPNAVLALPEGKEFREDTPVDGISYVTVTQQESNNTVRVTIASSGKLPPIQVVNQSNGLTIALTPTSPDIELIVTAQKRPEDAQDVPLSLTVIPQQEIEDAQIRSFQDIANNTPNFSFLPTTAGSADFSYYSVRGLNNFNFLANQDTVGFYIDDVPFDYGGFLDVGLIDLERVEVLRGPQSTLYGRSSPAGVVNVISRPPSNQPEMRISALYGSYNNRELQLSLSDAIIPDKLAFRLAGAYNARDGVFDNTFLNKPIGERSQLTGRAQILWTPTPEWNISFNAYASDNDNGNPTFSRQNAENPFQVSQEVDGFHRLSTNTQALKISYNGDGFRATSITTRRFSNQNTLVGDNFPGDLLQQIIGINSTLWSQEFRLQSPESADRLRWLLGGYYESRNFNVLDDTFKYSDAGAVFFGLPASGSDRVSAEQNRHTYAIFGQIDYKPIAPLTLFAGWRYETADAELDRRRVFVNPDGTANPPTAEVRNATLNSDAFIPRFGLQYRFNPNLMAYATIAKGYRPSGFNYRADTEDTRRFQEETTWTYEAGLKSSWLDDRLSANLSIFQSDVDNYQVLLTDDFGFFRNVTNANVKVTGLEFELKANPLQGLDLIAGIGYVDSKFKNYRNSFTNRDFSNNRVPFAPELTYNLAVQYRSPGGIFARAELRGYGITYFDDANQVKQDPYALVNARIGYEGEKYGIYLYANNLFDTRYITSGFLFPPPNVTAGFGDPVTYGVRVSASF, encoded by the coding sequence GTGGAGTGTGGGGCAGCCTTGAAACTAAATCAGTGTATCTATATAGGTATAGCAAGTACGATTTGCTTGTTGATAACTCAGAAAGCAAATGCACAAGAGAAGCCGGTAAACACAAAGAACATTGGATTAATTACAAATATTCCTCGACTGAGTGATATTGAGCGTCCACCAACAAGTGTTAAAGATTGGCTATCACAGTCAGCGCCAACCCCTCCAAAAATCAAGATTACTGGTGTGCGAATCAATCGTACAGACGATAATTTTGAGATAATTCTGGAAACTCCAGATGGAGAAATATCTGCACCAGAAACTCTTCAAGAAGGCAATATATTTATTGCAGATATCCCCAATGCAGTACTAGCTTTACCAGAAGGAAAGGAATTTCGGGAAGACACACCAGTTGATGGTATTTCTTATGTGACGGTAACACAGCAAGAATCTAACAACACAGTACGTGTAACCATCGCATCTTCAGGGAAGCTACCACCAATCCAGGTAGTAAATCAATCTAATGGTTTAACGATCGCCCTTACTCCTACTTCCCCAGACATTGAATTGATAGTAACCGCCCAAAAACGCCCCGAAGACGCGCAGGATGTCCCTCTTAGCTTGACGGTAATTCCTCAGCAAGAAATCGAAGACGCTCAAATTCGTTCTTTCCAAGATATCGCCAACAATACACCCAACTTTAGTTTTCTCCCCACGACTGCGGGGAGTGCTGATTTTAGTTACTACAGTGTGCGGGGGTTAAATAACTTTAACTTTTTAGCCAATCAAGACACCGTTGGCTTTTACATTGATGATGTTCCCTTCGATTATGGCGGCTTTTTAGATGTTGGTTTGATTGATTTAGAACGGGTAGAAGTTTTGCGAGGCCCCCAAAGCACCCTCTATGGTAGAAGTAGTCCGGCTGGGGTGGTGAATGTGATTTCTCGCCCGCCAAGTAATCAGCCAGAGATGCGAATTAGCGCTCTTTATGGTAGCTATAACAACCGGGAATTGCAATTATCCCTCAGCGATGCAATTATTCCTGATAAACTGGCATTTCGACTAGCAGGCGCATACAATGCACGAGATGGCGTATTTGACAATACCTTTCTGAATAAGCCAATAGGAGAGCGATCGCAACTCACAGGACGCGCCCAAATTCTCTGGACACCCACACCAGAATGGAATATATCGTTTAACGCTTATGCTAGTGACAACGATAACGGCAATCCTACCTTTTCTCGACAAAACGCAGAAAACCCTTTTCAAGTTTCCCAAGAAGTTGACGGTTTCCATCGTCTCAGCACTAATACCCAAGCGCTAAAAATTAGCTACAACGGCGATGGATTTCGGGCTACATCCATTACCACCAGGCGATTTAGCAATCAAAATACCCTGGTGGGCGACAATTTCCCCGGTGATTTGCTACAGCAAATTATCGGTATCAATTCAACCTTGTGGTCACAGGAATTTCGCCTCCAGTCCCCTGAAAGTGCCGATCGTTTGCGGTGGTTACTTGGTGGATATTACGAGTCACGGAATTTTAATGTTCTAGATGACACCTTTAAATATAGTGATGCTGGTGCAGTATTCTTTGGCTTACCAGCGTCAGGGAGCGATCGCGTTTCCGCAGAACAAAATCGCCACACCTACGCCATATTCGGACAGATTGACTACAAACCAATTGCACCACTAACTTTGTTTGCAGGTTGGCGCTATGAAACTGCTGACGCTGAACTCGACCGTCGCCGTGTTTTTGTCAATCCTGATGGTACAGCCAATCCACCCACCGCAGAAGTACGCAATGCTACCCTTAATAGTGACGCATTTATCCCCCGCTTTGGCTTACAGTATCGCTTCAATCCCAATTTAATGGCTTACGCCACAATAGCGAAAGGCTACAGACCAAGTGGATTTAACTACCGTGCAGATACAGAAGATACACGCCGATTTCAAGAAGAAACCACCTGGACTTACGAAGCAGGTTTAAAATCTTCTTGGTTAGATGACCGTCTGAGTGCAAACCTATCTATTTTTCAAAGCGATGTTGATAACTACCAAGTGCTGCTGACCGATGATTTTGGCTTTTTTAGAAACGTTACCAATGCAAACGTCAAAGTTACAGGTTTAGAATTTGAACTCAAAGCCAATCCTTTACAAGGACTAGATTTAATTGCTGGTATTGGCTACGTGGACAGCAAATTTAAAAACTATAGAAATTCTTTCACAAATCGAGACTTTAGCAACAACCGCGTTCCTTTCGCACCGGAATTAACCTACAATTTAGCCGTTCAATATCGCAGTCCTGGTGGTATTTTTGCCCGTGCAGAATTACGCGGTTATGGAATAACTTACTTTGATGATGCTAACCAGGTGAAGCAAGACCCCTATGCCCTAGTAAATGCCCGGATTGGTTATGAAGGTGAAAAATATGGCATTTATTTATATGCAAATAACTTGTTTGATACTCGTTATATCACCTCTGGTTTCCTATTCCCACCACCTAATGTAACTGCGGGATTTGGCGACCCAGTAACTTATGGTGTGCGAGTAAGTGCGAGTTTTTAA
- a CDS encoding DUF1636 family protein — protein sequence MSKKQHTLFVCTTCASVWQDGKRVGESGGQQLLQQLQALAQTWELQHKFSIQGVECMSACNHACVIAFTGEEKLTYLFGNLAVDDSASAILQCATQYYNKASGLLPWSERPEALKRGILAKIPPLSKWAKFHHNCC from the coding sequence ATGAGCAAAAAACAACATACTTTATTTGTCTGCACGACCTGCGCCAGTGTGTGGCAAGATGGCAAGCGAGTTGGCGAAAGTGGTGGACAGCAGCTATTACAACAACTCCAAGCACTTGCACAAACTTGGGAATTGCAACATAAATTCTCCATTCAGGGAGTTGAATGTATGAGTGCTTGCAACCATGCTTGCGTTATTGCCTTTACGGGAGAAGAGAAGTTAACCTATCTTTTCGGCAATTTAGCAGTTGATGATAGCGCATCTGCAATACTGCAATGCGCCACTCAATACTACAATAAAGCATCTGGTTTACTACCTTGGTCAGAACGTCCAGAAGCTTTAAAAAGAGGCATCTTAGCCAAAATTCCACCCCTAAGTAAGTGGGCAAAATTCCATCATAATTGCTGTTAA
- a CDS encoding (2Fe-2S) ferredoxin domain-containing protein produces the protein MAEFNCWVTLVNEVVKEDLATGGFIEYEYFDCGSDVLASLVYTLFEQNWQQVGIAHIVQGSVLELEFNAPPKLCILYDGYLTVAAEGWHLHLCIDTNFGGPLCKTPVEVRKQRLVSRAAFYRRFNTEGNPRSWGIQFWNGANEQLMTILLPNPLVDGENLLPEGKPNLDKLALYQDLRDIYVLGKKPIPFSKNPLKHSYISVCTSTRCLPSRKWQPTFDALKSAVENAGLDIEVRTSGCLEVCQLGPVVFYSNDRTWYTRVNPNVAENIVNEHLIKGNKITENLYPPQTL, from the coding sequence ATGGCTGAGTTTAATTGTTGGGTGACACTTGTTAATGAGGTAGTTAAGGAAGATTTAGCTACGGGGGGGTTTATTGAGTATGAATATTTTGATTGTGGCAGTGATGTTTTAGCATCGTTAGTTTATACCTTGTTTGAACAGAATTGGCAACAAGTTGGCATTGCTCATATTGTTCAAGGTAGTGTTTTAGAGTTGGAATTTAATGCACCACCAAAGCTGTGTATTCTCTATGATGGCTATTTGACGGTAGCGGCTGAGGGTTGGCATTTACATTTATGTATTGATACTAATTTTGGTGGCCCTTTGTGTAAAACTCCTGTGGAAGTGAGGAAGCAACGTTTAGTTTCTCGTGCGGCTTTTTATCGGCGGTTTAATACAGAAGGAAATCCTAGAAGTTGGGGGATTCAGTTTTGGAATGGTGCGAATGAACAATTAATGACGATTTTGTTACCTAATCCTTTGGTAGATGGAGAAAATTTATTACCAGAGGGTAAACCAAATCTAGATAAGTTAGCTCTTTATCAAGATTTGCGAGATATTTATGTATTAGGTAAAAAACCCATACCCTTTAGCAAAAATCCTCTCAAACATTCCTATATTTCCGTTTGTACCTCTACACGCTGTCTGCCTTCTCGTAAATGGCAACCTACATTTGATGCTTTAAAATCAGCAGTAGAAAACGCAGGTTTAGACATCGAAGTCAGAACATCTGGCTGTTTAGAAGTGTGTCAACTCGGCCCAGTTGTTTTTTATTCCAATGATAGAACTTGGTACACTCGCGTTAACCCCAACGTTGCCGAAAATATCGTCAACGAACATCTAATCAAAGGTAACAAAATCACCGAAAACCTCTACCCACCCCAAACCCTCTAA
- a CDS encoding ABC transporter substrate-binding protein, giving the protein MIKLPHKKPIIFFCQLFLIATLIIACHQTTIHTSTNTCTPNYNPNQDYFPNKIKITHARGLAVEYHKHYKVVTIKNPWQNAKTQFQYVLVQCGTPTPQGFKQAQVITVPIHSIVSLSTTHLPHLAKLGVVDKLIGISNSKQVNTPDVVERIKAGKITQVGNNSNVDIERLLELNPDLVTTFGTGNSQTDSYSKLTEAGLKVGINAEYMEDTPLGRSEWLKFTALFFNQEEKAEKIFAEITDKYEQVAQKVKSVKNRPTVFVGFNFKGTWFMPGGNSYVAKYLADAGGDYLWSNEQSAGSLPLSFEVVLERATNADYWLNFSQSWQSLKDLLAEDNRYADFKSVKIGNLYNNNARVNESGGNDYWEGGISNPDIVLSDLIRILHPEILPNHQLFYYHKILK; this is encoded by the coding sequence ATGATAAAACTCCCACACAAAAAACCAATCATTTTCTTCTGTCAATTATTCCTCATAGCCACCCTCATCATCGCTTGTCATCAGACCACAATTCACACATCAACTAATACCTGCACCCCCAACTATAACCCCAATCAAGATTACTTTCCCAATAAAATCAAAATCACCCACGCCAGAGGTTTGGCGGTAGAATATCACAAACATTACAAAGTAGTCACTATTAAAAACCCTTGGCAAAATGCCAAAACTCAGTTTCAATATGTTTTAGTCCAATGCGGAACTCCCACACCCCAAGGATTTAAGCAGGCGCAAGTAATTACAGTTCCCATTCACTCTATAGTTTCTCTATCAACTACACATCTACCCCACCTAGCCAAATTAGGCGTAGTTGATAAACTAATTGGTATTAGTAATAGTAAACAAGTCAATACTCCTGATGTAGTTGAGAGAATCAAAGCCGGAAAGATTACACAAGTAGGTAATAATTCTAATGTAGACATAGAAAGGTTATTAGAATTAAATCCTGACTTAGTAACAACTTTTGGAACAGGAAATTCCCAAACTGATAGTTATAGCAAACTCACGGAGGCAGGTTTGAAAGTCGGGATAAATGCTGAATATATGGAAGATACGCCATTGGGAAGAAGTGAATGGTTGAAATTTACGGCTTTGTTTTTTAATCAAGAAGAAAAAGCAGAAAAGATATTTGCAGAAATTACTGATAAATATGAACAAGTAGCTCAAAAAGTCAAATCTGTAAAAAACCGTCCAACAGTATTTGTCGGATTTAACTTTAAAGGTACTTGGTTTATGCCTGGTGGGAATAGTTACGTAGCGAAATATCTTGCTGATGCTGGAGGTGATTATCTCTGGAGTAATGAGCAATCTGCTGGTAGTCTACCGCTTTCTTTTGAAGTTGTTTTGGAACGTGCGACAAATGCTGACTATTGGTTGAATTTTAGCCAATCTTGGCAGAGTTTAAAAGATTTATTAGCTGAAGATAATCGCTATGCTGATTTTAAGTCTGTGAAAATAGGCAATCTTTATAATAATAATGCCCGTGTTAATGAAAGTGGAGGTAATGATTACTGGGAAGGTGGAATTAGTAACCCAGATATAGTTTTATCTGACTTAATTAGAATACTGCATCCAGAGATATTACCGAATCATCAATTATTTTATTACCACAAAATTCTTAAATAA
- a CDS encoding FecCD family ABC transporter permease — MLSEKYKFKNSLLTHNSQIIKSLIFSVLLIGLLCAFLLDLALGSVDIPINEVVNILLGQEPEKATHAHIILKFRLPKALTATLAGAALGVSGLQMQTLFKNPLAGPFVLGISSGASLGVALVVLTASVTTPTLLTDLGIISDFGLVIAASLGAASVLGMMLVVSRRVQDTMTLLILGLLFGYATSAIVSILLQFSSKERIQNYIMWTFGSFAGVTWKQLIVLIPVIVLSLLVAVLQSKSLNALLLGETYARSLGLTVQKTRFSIITSASILAGAITAFCGPIAFLGVAIPHLCRSLFNTSDHRMLIPSVIIMGAILALIADLFSQLWVSQMVLPLNAITALIGTPVVTWVILRRNSQKSFPS; from the coding sequence ATGTTAAGTGAAAAATATAAATTTAAAAACTCTTTATTAACCCACAATTCTCAAATTATAAAAAGCCTTATTTTCTCAGTTTTATTAATAGGTTTACTATGTGCCTTTTTATTAGACTTAGCTTTAGGCTCAGTTGATATCCCTATCAACGAAGTAGTCAATATTTTACTCGGACAAGAACCAGAAAAAGCAACTCATGCTCATATTATTCTCAAATTTCGCTTACCTAAAGCTTTAACTGCAACTTTAGCAGGTGCAGCTTTAGGTGTGAGTGGCTTACAAATGCAAACCTTATTTAAAAATCCCTTAGCGGGGCCTTTTGTATTGGGAATTAGTTCTGGTGCAAGTTTAGGTGTGGCGTTAGTTGTGCTGACAGCAAGTGTAACAACACCAACATTATTAACAGATTTGGGAATCATTAGTGATTTTGGTTTAGTTATAGCAGCAAGTCTCGGCGCAGCATCAGTTTTAGGGATGATGTTAGTTGTGTCTCGCCGAGTGCAAGACACAATGACGCTACTGATTTTAGGTTTATTGTTTGGTTATGCTACTAGTGCAATTGTGAGTATTTTGTTGCAGTTTAGCTCAAAGGAACGCATTCAAAATTATATTATGTGGACTTTTGGGAGTTTTGCTGGGGTGACTTGGAAACAGTTAATTGTTTTAATTCCAGTGATAGTTTTAAGTTTATTAGTGGCGGTGTTGCAATCGAAGTCTTTAAATGCGCTGTTATTGGGAGAAACTTACGCACGTAGTTTAGGCTTAACAGTACAGAAAACTAGATTTTCAATTATTACTAGTGCGTCTATATTAGCAGGGGCAATTACGGCTTTTTGTGGCCCTATAGCATTTCTAGGTGTGGCTATTCCCCATCTGTGCCGTAGTTTATTTAATACTTCCGACCATAGAATGTTAATCCCTAGTGTAATAATTATGGGTGCAATCTTAGCATTAATTGCTGATTTGTTTTCTCAACTTTGGGTAAGTCAGATGGTTTTACCTTTGAATGCAATTACTGCTTTAATTGGTACTCCTGTTGTAACTTGGGTAATTCTGCGGCGTAATTCCCAAAAATCTTTCCCGTCATGA
- a CDS encoding ABC transporter ATP-binding protein — protein MSNPILTTHNLTIGYKTSRKNVRCVASDISVSLQSGEMVCLLGPNGAGKSTLLRSLAGMQPPIAGEVRLLGENVYHLQPQNLAKRMSLVLTEKVDVGMLSAYTLVSLGRHPYTDWWGRLTPEDEAIVHWAIKSVGAVHLAQRQVSELSDGERQKIMIARALAQSPMVMLLDEPTAFLDLPRRVEIMQLLRQLARETNQAILLSTHDLDLALRLADKVWLLSTGGILQVGAPEDLVLSGAFADTFRSEGVEFDMFSGEFHLHTPVKGEINLIGEGIASVWTIRALKRAGFQVNQTQNNLPISVEVISNSQQFLWKITNSQTVYIYQSLSEMIKFLDCL, from the coding sequence ATGAGTAATCCAATTTTAACAACTCACAATCTGACTATTGGTTATAAAACATCCAGAAAAAATGTTCGGTGTGTTGCATCAGATATTTCGGTATCTCTGCAATCTGGGGAAATGGTTTGCTTACTTGGCCCCAATGGTGCGGGTAAGTCTACATTACTGCGATCGCTCGCCGGAATGCAACCCCCAATAGCCGGAGAAGTCCGACTCTTAGGCGAAAACGTCTATCATTTACAACCACAGAACTTAGCCAAACGTATGAGTTTGGTACTGACTGAGAAAGTTGATGTAGGAATGCTATCAGCCTACACTTTGGTGAGTTTGGGACGACATCCTTATACTGACTGGTGGGGGAGGTTAACTCCTGAAGATGAAGCAATAGTACATTGGGCGATAAAATCTGTAGGAGCAGTACACTTAGCACAACGCCAAGTCAGTGAATTAAGTGATGGTGAACGCCAAAAAATTATGATTGCGCGTGCTTTGGCGCAGTCGCCGATGGTGATGTTATTGGATGAACCGACGGCATTTTTAGATTTACCACGGCGGGTGGAAATTATGCAATTGTTGCGTCAATTAGCACGAGAAACTAATCAAGCAATTCTCCTTTCTACCCACGATTTAGATTTAGCTTTGCGGCTTGCTGATAAAGTTTGGCTATTATCAACTGGTGGAATTTTACAGGTTGGCGCACCTGAAGATTTGGTGTTAAGTGGTGCTTTTGCTGATACTTTCCGCAGTGAAGGTGTGGAGTTTGATATGTTTTCTGGGGAGTTTCATTTACATACACCAGTCAAGGGAGAAATTAATTTGATAGGTGAAGGTATCGCATCTGTGTGGACTATTCGTGCTTTAAAACGTGCAGGCTTCCAAGTTAATCAAACTCAAAATAATTTGCCAATCTCAGTAGAAGTGATATCAAATTCTCAACAATTTTTGTGGAAAATCACAAACAGCCAGACTGTATATATTTATCAATCATTGTCTGAAATGATTAAATTTTTGGATTGTTTATAA
- the nrdJ gene encoding ribonucleoside-triphosphate reductase, adenosylcobalamin-dependent, with amino-acid sequence MVRELERKRQSARFPESAPAANPVFFRTYSRRTEAGLRETWDEVCDRTLKDLIELGKLSPEEVAILDKTQRNLTALPSGRWLWVGGTDWINKSKNFSGAYNCTSTNLQDWKAFGLMMNLAMMGCGTGAVIEPEYINQLPPIRNHLNIIVKGEIGTTPKHLRREYTQTHIEGNSATIYVGDSREGWVESYQALLELSTDERFTDEVQVFVDVSDVRQSGETLNGFGGVANPVKLPGLYQRCAAILNKALGRKLNSVECCLLIDEGAVTIVAGNIRRCLPEDALVHTAKGLVPIRDVQVGDLVQTPLGFRRVVDKFDQGFQDVYEIETNATYPRATLNHRQAVLEDAKGGIVWKHIASLEAGDRLLHNKQVLPGTVTHLPADFTESRPSHSRTAKSFVVPELTAEVAWLIGFTHGDGYVALGRNKYDKPYGRVEWSMNSLDAEVTSRIQAKIDAALALFGLSAVHSITKGENTAKSICSSIRLAEYFHRHIKQPNIPLTVPSFILQGSVDIRAAYLAGLMDSDGAVNNRPPHLITSVYRSFIRQVSVVLSSLGIAGRLTTTYPQNSNWQVKYNLTIPALKERYNALISPHSAKGELRQGLKMYGFTVPGAVMRETYTYSEMREMGFQGSRTVDANYERYVAEADISLDIPVTVKGLGSYDHVQTYDIEVDEAHCFYCDGYLTHNSAGMRQFISDDQLGAAAKDNLWQQDENGRWRIDPERDSLRMANHTRVFHRKPTLEECVDAVRKQYYSGEGAIQWAGEAVARANIDLLPTQALKVEFLKAYEQGTAKDWLQKRHPHFDEKELKHRLARYALNPCGEIIGSNFHCNLSEIHLNQIDPFNYKEQEEAFTAGALSVATLLNHKFPEPRYQYSRELDPIVGVSFTGLFDFFVHAFGAEWLQWWEAGRPATPQGLAFKREEEKYLSSWREIVQRVVWDYCDRHNIKRPNRCTTVQPSGTKSLLTGASPGWHPPKAQRFIRRITFRKNDPVALACIDYGYNVIPSQSDKDEQGNLLNDPLDPRVSEWLVEIPVAVSWADIPGADTIDISKFNAIAQMDFYMQVQKFYVTHNTSATIEVREHEVETLGTQIWQAIQNDEGYISAALLARFDDHQTFPRLPFEPISKEQYEQMVKEVVQRRKTDDFYAVLSRYDFGDLMEVGPAGCDSDKCMMPEQSPN; translated from the coding sequence ATGGTTCGTGAGCTTGAGAGAAAACGTCAGAGTGCAAGGTTTCCTGAATCTGCCCCAGCTGCCAATCCGGTATTTTTTAGAACCTATAGCCGCCGTACAGAAGCGGGGTTAAGGGAAACGTGGGATGAGGTGTGCGATCGCACCCTCAAAGATTTAATCGAATTAGGTAAGCTGAGTCCGGAAGAAGTAGCAATTTTAGACAAGACACAGCGTAATTTAACAGCCTTACCCAGTGGACGCTGGTTGTGGGTGGGCGGCACAGATTGGATCAATAAATCCAAAAACTTCTCCGGTGCCTATAACTGCACATCCACCAACCTCCAAGACTGGAAAGCCTTCGGGTTGATGATGAACCTAGCGATGATGGGGTGTGGCACGGGAGCCGTCATCGAACCGGAATATATTAATCAACTGCCACCCATTCGTAATCACCTGAATATCATTGTTAAAGGGGAAATTGGTACTACCCCTAAACATTTACGTCGTGAATATACACAAACCCATATAGAAGGCAATAGCGCTACTATCTACGTTGGAGATAGCCGTGAGGGTTGGGTTGAATCTTATCAAGCCCTTCTGGAACTCTCCACAGATGAAAGATTTACTGATGAAGTACAAGTGTTTGTTGATGTTAGCGACGTGCGCCAATCTGGGGAAACCCTCAACGGTTTTGGTGGCGTTGCCAATCCCGTTAAATTACCTGGACTTTATCAGCGTTGTGCAGCCATTCTCAACAAAGCCTTAGGCAGAAAATTAAATTCTGTAGAGTGCTGTCTGTTGATTGACGAAGGTGCTGTAACAATTGTTGCAGGCAATATCCGGCGTTGTCTCCCAGAAGATGCTTTAGTTCATACTGCTAAAGGTTTAGTTCCGATTCGTGACGTGCAAGTTGGTGACTTGGTACAGACTCCTTTAGGATTCCGGCGAGTTGTTGATAAATTCGACCAAGGGTTTCAAGATGTCTACGAAATTGAAACTAATGCCACCTACCCCAGGGCGACTTTAAACCACAGACAAGCTGTGTTAGAAGATGCTAAGGGTGGCATTGTCTGGAAACATATTGCTAGTTTAGAAGCAGGCGATCGCCTACTGCACAACAAGCAAGTTCTACCTGGTACAGTTACCCATCTACCCGCCGATTTTACAGAATCTCGTCCCTCCCACAGCCGCACAGCTAAATCCTTCGTTGTTCCTGAACTAACGGCGGAAGTGGCTTGGCTCATCGGGTTTACCCACGGTGATGGCTATGTAGCTCTTGGGCGCAATAAATACGATAAACCATACGGTCGTGTTGAGTGGTCAATGAACAGCCTAGATGCTGAAGTCACAAGTAGAATACAAGCTAAAATCGATGCTGCTTTGGCTTTATTTGGCTTGAGTGCTGTTCATAGCATTACCAAAGGTGAGAACACTGCCAAATCAATCTGTTCATCAATTCGGCTAGCTGAGTATTTCCATCGTCACATCAAACAGCCCAATATTCCCCTGACAGTTCCTAGTTTTATCTTGCAAGGTTCAGTAGATATCAGGGCTGCATATCTAGCTGGCTTAATGGATAGTGATGGTGCTGTTAATAACCGTCCTCCTCACCTAATTACCTCAGTTTATCGGTCATTTATTCGACAAGTAAGTGTAGTTCTATCTAGCCTGGGTATTGCTGGGAGACTTACCACAACTTACCCGCAAAATTCAAATTGGCAAGTCAAATACAACTTGACAATTCCAGCGCTAAAGGAGCGTTACAATGCCCTGATTTCGCCGCATTCAGCTAAAGGTGAACTACGTCAAGGCCTGAAAATGTATGGTTTTACCGTTCCTGGTGCAGTCATGCGGGAAACTTACACCTACAGCGAAATGCGCGAGATGGGATTTCAAGGCTCCCGTACTGTAGATGCTAATTACGAACGCTACGTTGCTGAGGCAGATATTTCCTTAGATATTCCTGTCACAGTGAAAGGATTAGGCAGTTACGATCATGTTCAAACCTATGATATAGAAGTCGATGAAGCTCATTGCTTCTACTGCGACGGCTATCTCACACATAACAGTGCCGGAATGCGTCAGTTCATCTCTGATGACCAATTAGGGGCAGCTGCCAAAGATAACCTATGGCAGCAAGATGAAAATGGCAGATGGCGTATTGATCCTGAGCGTGATTCTTTGCGGATGGCGAACCACACCAGAGTCTTTCACCGCAAGCCCACATTAGAAGAGTGCGTTGATGCTGTACGTAAACAATACTACAGTGGCGAAGGGGCAATTCAATGGGCTGGTGAAGCTGTAGCTAGAGCCAATATTGATTTACTACCAACACAAGCTTTGAAAGTAGAGTTTCTCAAAGCTTATGAACAAGGAACGGCTAAAGACTGGTTGCAAAAACGACACCCTCATTTTGATGAAAAAGAGCTAAAACACCGTTTGGCTCGTTATGCTTTAAATCCGTGCGGAGAAATAATAGGTAGCAATTTTCACTGCAACTTATCGGAAATCCACTTAAATCAAATTGACCCATTTAATTACAAAGAACAAGAGGAGGCCTTCACTGCTGGGGCTTTGTCTGTAGCGACACTGTTAAATCACAAATTCCCAGAACCGCGTTATCAATATAGTCGGGAACTAGACCCCATTGTCGGTGTTTCTTTCACTGGTTTATTTGATTTCTTTGTTCATGCTTTTGGTGCAGAGTGGCTGCAATGGTGGGAAGCAGGACGACCAGCAACGCCCCAAGGATTGGCATTTAAGCGCGAGGAAGAAAAATACCTCAGTTCTTGGCGCGAGATTGTGCAGCGTGTTGTGTGGGATTATTGCGATCGCCATAACATTAAGCGTCCAAATCGCTGTACCACCGTCCAACCTAGTGGCACAAAGTCTTTATTAACTGGTGCTAGTCCCGGTTGGCATCCCCCCAAAGCTCAAAGGTTTATTCGTCGGATTACATTCCGCAAAAATGACCCGGTGGCTTTGGCTTGTATTGACTACGGTTACAATGTCATACCTTCCCAGTCAGACAAGGATGAACAGGGTAATTTGCTGAACGATCCGTTAGATCCACGGGTGAGTGAATGGTTAGTAGAAATCCCCGTGGCTGTATCTTGGGCTGATATACCGGGGGCGGATACCATCGACATTAGCAAATTTAATGCGATCGCCCAAATGGATTTCTATATGCAGGTGCAGAAATTCTATGTCACCCACAACACATCTGCAACCATCGAAGTGCGAGAACACGAAGTGGAAACCTTAGGCACACAAATCTGGCAAGCCATTCAAAATGATGAAGGCTACATCAGTGCAGCACTCCTCGCCAGATTCGATGACCACCAAACCTTCCCCCGTTTACCATTTGAGCCAATCTCAAAAGAACAGTATGAGCAAATGGTGAAAGAAGTTGTACAACGTCGTAAAACAGATGATTTTTACGCCGTCTTAAGTCGCTACGATTTCGGCGATTTAATGGAAGTCGGCCCAGCCGGTTGTGACTCTGATAAGTGCATGATGCCTGAACAAAGTCCTAATTAA